A genome region from Gigantopelta aegis isolate Gae_Host chromosome 3, Gae_host_genome, whole genome shotgun sequence includes the following:
- the LOC121368838 gene encoding E3 SUMO-protein ligase ZBED1-like produces the protein MKYKTTGERHKTVTKAIGRFIVKDLRPFSIVSNEGFKDMVEQLDPRYQLPSRTYFAETVIPNMYQECRADVISSLKDVPVALTTDGWTSRATQSYVTITTSHVTEDWNLKSFVLQTRELPESHTGVNIAQVLTDAISEWGLNKNPPLVTDNAANMEVAAREAGCIPHIGCYAHTLNLAAQRGLKVNSVSRILARVRRVVSFFHRSTTAAALLKEKTKQQGLKNVKLLQDVPTRWNSACDMLKRFLELQPAIYAALVAKEIRSNVNDISTLSEADITIAEDIVSCLLPLKAITTVLCTEKMPTVSIILPLQRKLLTSVLVSTEMDSDVIKQMKKAMASDLESRYSNKQEFLQECTALDPRFKVSCVNAEQQHEVYHRLAVEAANMKPRLVSVKVEPTTSTTTVADDLPALPVMLPDMESADAQSDVKPVDDVTTTSTKITSDLTTQSSCASGGLASILGDVVFIKEEMLPKKSNLEQAIFEIDVFKGHALIPMSEDPLVWWKEHHWQFPLLSQLARKRLCIPATSVPSERVFSTAGDIVTAQRAALNPEVVDMLIFLKKNMA, from the exons atgaaatataaaactACCGGCGAAAGACATAAAACTGTCACTAAAGCTATCGGAAGATTTATAGTTAAAGATCTCCGACCGTTCAGCATCGTGTCAAACGAAGGTTTCAAAGATATGGTTGAACAACTTGATCCGAGGTACCAGTTACCATCACGCACTTATTTCGCCGAAACTGTCATACCTAACATGTACCAGGAATGTCGCGCTGACGTTATTTCCAGTCTCAAGGATGTCCCAGTAGCACTCACGACTGATGGATGGACAAGTAGAGCAACCCAGTCTTATGTTACTATAACAACTTCTCACGTCACTGAAGACTGGAACCTGAAGTCATTCGTACTTCAAACAAGAGAATTGCCAGAGAGCCATACAGGTGTAAACATTGCCCAAGTTTTAACTGACGCAATTTCTGAATGGGGCCTTAACAAGAACCCTCCTTTGGTCACTGATAATGCGGCAAATATGGAAGTTGCAGCGAGAGAGGCAGGTTGTATTCCTCATATTGGATGCTACGCTCATACACTCAACTTGGCAGCGCAGAGGGGCCTTAAGGTGAATTCTGTGTCACGAATTCTTGCTCGTGTACGGCGCGTCGTATCCTTTTTTCACCGGAGTACGACTGCTGCAGCTTTGCTTAAAGAGAAAACCAAACAGCAAGGACTTAAAAATGTTAAGTTACTTCAAGATGTACCTACACGTTGGAATTCTGCATGTGATATGCTGAAGAGGTTTCTTGAACTGCAGCCCGCAATCTATGCCGCACTAGTGGCTAAAGAAATCCGTAGCAATGTGAATGACATATCAACATTATCTGAGGCAGATATCACGATAGCAGAGGACATTGTGTCGTGCCTTCTTCCACTGAAAGCAATTACTACTGTATTGTGCACAGAGAAGATGCCTACTGTATCAATCATTCTTCCACTCCAGAGGAAATTGTTGACAAGTGTCTTGGTGTCTACAGAGATGGATTCTGATGTTATTAAACAGATGAAGAAGGCCATGGCTTCTGATTTGGAAAGCAG GTATAGCAATAAGCAGGAGTTTCTGCAAGAGTGTACTGCACTGGATCCCCGCTTTAAAGTGTCATGTGTGAATGCAGAGCAGCAACATGAGGTGTACCACAGACTTGCAGTTGAAGCAGCTAATATGAAACCACGACTTGTGTCTGTGAAGGTGGAACCAACCACATCAACCACAACAGTTGCTGATGACCTACCTGCATTGCCAGTCATGCTACCAGATATGGAATCAGCTG ATGCACAGTCTGATGTCAAACCAGTTGATGATGTCACTACAACCTCGACAAAGATCACAAGTGACCTCACTACTCAGTCTAGTTGTGCCAGTGGTGGTTTAGCCTCCATTTTAGGTGATGTTGTTTTCATAAAGGAGGAGATGTTACCCAAGAAATCCAACTTGGAACAGGCAATATTCGAAATTGATGTCTTCAAAGGTCACGCGCTTATACCGATGTCAGAAGACCCATTGGTATGGTGGAAAGAACACCACTGGCAGTTTCCTCTTCTCTCACAGTTAGCCAGGAAACGGTTGTGTATTCCAGCCACATCAGTACCATCGGAACGCGTGTTCAGTACAGCTGGGGACATTGTCACAGCACAGAGGGCCGCACTCAATCCTGAAGTTGTGGACATGCTCATATTCTTGAAgaaaaatatggcctaa